The Coccinella septempunctata chromosome 6, icCocSept1.1, whole genome shotgun sequence genome segment ATTTAAAGCATTTTCAAGAACATTCTTGTTCAATTTAACACTGCAACAATCGATActtttgcaaattttcaaacCATTCAAAATACTTTTAGAAGAAATTCCATTCTTTGCCTCCATTAATGAATTAGCAACTGCACGAggtttcaaaaattttaatatGTTCAGAGACTTCTCGCTACAGCTAGCCGAGAGACCTGTTTTTGGCATGTCTCTCGAACACTCATGGTAGCTGTTATAGTAATTTGAGGCTTTAACATAGGCTATGTAGTGACCAGATGCCATTGTCCCACCTAAATGCATGATGATACAACTAAGTTTATAATAATGGGGGGGCAATTCCTCTTCATCCAATTTACAACAGCTTTCACAGAAGCAATCTAATTCTAATGGAGTTGGAAGGTAGGTATTAACTTTATGTACTCCTGAAGTAGAGGTATTGAATCTTTTCAATTGCAGAATCATCATATTTGGTAATCTTTCAAATAGAACATCTCTACTTGCTTCATTATACCGCTTACATTTATCACATAAATACTTGTTAGAatcacataatttttcagaaGTAACACAAGCTTTCCTATATATTTCACTAGGTGAAACACCTTCAATTTTCGTTATATCAAAGTCACCTTCACTAATAATAGGTACAGGGATATCGTAAAATGGTTCTTTCCGTTCTGTTACACTTTCACATTCTAAGCATTTTGTTCTTACCAGTGTAATTCCCTCAAAATCCTCAGTGAGAAAATTGAATCCAATCTTTTTTTGCTGTACATCATTGCTTACTCCTGCATCAACATCATCATCTGTTGCAACAGATTCGTTAATAACATCTTCATTGATAGAACCTTTCACACTTTTATCCTTCTTGGATTGGCCTTTCTTCCATGACCTTCGAACACCCCAAATCTTTCCACTATTAGAACTCGAAGCAGTTTCTGGTTCACTCAGTAAATCAGGATTGTGTTGTAACTGAACTGATAGAAAATCACAAGTTTCTCTAATATTATCCAGAAGATATAACAGAAGTTCATGAGCATCTTGTTGGTGATTTCCTTCAAATATCACATTGGCTTCTCGGACAGCTTGTAGCAATGCTACAGGTTGATAAGGATCACTAGATTCTTTCAATTCAAGATTATGCATGGTAATAAATAATTCATGTAATCTTTCAGTTACCATTTGAACCTTAGACTTTGGAATATCAGATGAGATAGTAAAAAAATCTTTACTACTAGTACTTGAGCTTGCACTTCGAGGATTTGGTCCACTAATAGCACCAATGTTTCGACCCAAAGAAGAAGTTTTTGCCCTATTTTGGCTCAATCGATTTTGAACCATATTCAGATCTCCAATCAAATGATGCAGGTTATGAAGGAAAGTTGGGGCAAATCTTAACGTATACAACACACtatttaggtaacaggtattaCCCATATTAGATAAACTAGCTACAGGTGCTTCCTGTATATTGTCTCCACTGTTTCGTTGATCAGATCGGAATCCATTCAACATGTTATCTTTCAAATCAATGTATTTCCTTTTAGCTGGCAAATCTTTATTTGCAGAATTTTTgcgtttcagcagatttttcgaATACTTATCCTTAGAAAGCACACGCACAGGCATTACTTCATCCTCCAAAACTGTCATCTTTTTCTGCAAACCTTAATATATAACATTAATAAGAATTCAACCTCTCATCATTAGCAACACCTACATGTGTAATAAGTGAGTCctagtggaaatattcagcttcaACCCTTATCATATAAAGTATTTGACACttattaattccaagaaattgttATTTTGCCATTTCGATAGTAACGGATTTCATCCAAATATTAATAACCATACATTCATACAAAATACGTaattattttgattttgatttgagAACACAACAAAATAGACAAGTAACCAATAATTGTCATATGTGACACCTCCATTCTTTTTCATCTAACTAATGCATCTAtggattttgaataattttttaagttcaatttttttgttaattcaGATAATTTTATGCAAATGATCATTCAAGACGACTCGTAATATTCGAGCTCTAAACTATGATGCAGTTTCGCAGTGATTACGTTTATTTGACACAGAACACCCTGATATCAAAATCATAGAAGAAATGTGATAAGTTTCCCGCCAATTCCTGTGATTTCAATTTCAATCCAATAttctcaatttcattatttcaagaTGTTTAATATAATGTGGAGCAACAACTAACGTATTTTTTAGTTTCTATTTCtgtatttaaaataaaaaaataatatcttcGTCATTTGGTGAACTCGTTATTTAACTCTTGGTAAGATACGATAGTTCTAGATATTTTGAATCTACGTTTCAAAAATCAGGATGGTAGACTGTGAAGAAAATATAGCCAAGAAGGCTAAACCTTCGAAGAATGAAATTGTTATTGAAAAGCCAAGTAAAGTTGCCTTACCACCTAAAGTTAAGCCGGAAAGGTGTAGCATATGCAGGCAGTTCAGTGACGATATCACTCTGTATAATGGACATCCTAACAATTCGGTTGAAGAATATATTGCACTCACTAATGATAAATTATCCTTATTTACTGGAGAAGAATCGCATGAACAAGACTGTCGTCCTACTCACAAGGTATAATATCATTCATTTTTAATACCTCTTCATATTGTTCAGCCTCGGGGCTACGTTATTTTATAGTCTTTCAGTCTGAGCGCAGTATATTTGCTACATATTACATTATTGAACATCCATCAATGTACCTGTAAcatatttgatgttcaaatatCCATATATCTCTCTTCTTTTGAAATGATTTCGTCACATTACCTTAGGAGTAAACTCGGTTGGGATGAGGATTTGAATTAAATGGGATTTTGTTTTCCTTTTTTGTTGCTGATGAGGGCATAAGTTACTGTATAGCATAAACCAGACCTTAAATTTGGTGGAAATAATCAGTCAAATGTattatttctcttatttattatTGCTGTACGTTGGATGGGTGACCTATTTCAATAAAGTCATTTCTATTTGTGGCTATTGTTGGGAGAGTCCTGTGTGAATCTCATTTTTCAGGTTACCCACTTCAATATCTATTGCAAAAATGGTCATTTGTGTCCTTTTTATTCTGGACTTATCGAAACAGATGTTCTGCTTTATTTTTCGGGCCATATTAAACCAGTTTATGATGATAACTCTAATCCTGATGGTGGTATTCCTGCCTTCGATATGGGTCCTATTAATGAATGGTATATGAGTGTTCAATAAAAAATGTCCAGTATTAAATTGGATGGATTTTAGGTGGACCACAGGCTTTGATGGGGGTGAAAAAGCTCTCGTTGGATTTTCAACTGATTATGCAGAATATTATTTAATGGAACCATCAGAAGAATATAGACCTTTTTGGGAGGCTATAAATGAAAAGATACATTTATCTAAAAAAGTAATTGAATATCTTCTTGAAAAAGGTTTGCAGAATCCAGCTTATGAGGACTTGCTAAGATTTATTTATTCTCTGGGAAATTATCCTCAAGCTGAGGAGTCTTTGTTAAGACATGCTCAATTCATTTGCGATCAGGTATTTGCTTGATGAATTTAATTTAggttctttgaaatatttctgataTCTCAAAGAGCCTaaagttttttttatgataataaATCAATCAAGATTTGGTTTTACTGCTAAAtcgaaaattatatttgaaggtGGTTGGATTTGATGCATCTGCTGCTACAGATAACATGGAAAAGCCTCTTATAAGTTTACCATGTATGCGGTCTTTAGTGAAAATGGCAGGGGTAGTTTTTTCTGGGAAAAAAAGTATGAAAAAACGAGAAGATAAGGTATtatgaataaacaaaaatttagcCTTCGTCATTGCCCTTGCTGTTTGCAGACTGTTGAAGTAAAAGGAACTACTTGGTGCAGAGCAGCAACCACAAGTTTCATAGGAGAGATATTTGAAACAAGTTTCAAAGATCTCTCTAATAACAATGGAAAAGAAGCAAAAGGACGCCGTCGAAGACGTTGCGGATTATGTGAAGGTTGTTTGAGTCCTGAATGCGGAGAATGTTCCCACTGTAgagacatgaaaaaatttcatggtcCTGGTCGAACAAAACAGGCATGTAAACGGAGGGTTTGTCCTTATATGGCTATTGAAGAAGCGGATAATGACAGTGATATTGATGAAGATAAGGACGAAGTGGCAAATATTCGGGAAACAGAGAATAAAGCTTGTTCcacaaaaattttacacaatGCTGTGGTGTTCCCTAATGATCCAATATTTGTAGACAGTgagaaaaaattcttcaactgtGCTTTAGTAGGTGAGAATGCgacattttcatcaatttcctAAAAAATTGATTGCATTGTTGTGCGAACGCTACGCTATTTTTAATCTAACGATGTGCAATTTTTTATGTTGATGCACATGTGAAGCGTGTGAGCCCATCATTAATTTTGGTCAAAATCGATCCAGCTGTtttagttttttgaaatttgccGTAATTTGAGGTACTTTTTGGGTTGAAGCCAGTGTATTAAATCTACCGATCTGATCCACTTCGAAGGCAGATCTATTTTTAATCTTGTTTTGCATATTTGATTTCTTATTTTAGATGAACTCAAAGTAACCGTTGGCGATTTTGTAATTTTAAATTCAGAGATTTCAAAAAAGTTACCACAAATTGGAAAAGTGATTTTTatgtatgaaaatatatttacaaATGGAAAAATGTGTCATGTCCAATTATACAGGAGGGGATGTGACACTATACTAGGTACAATTGCAGACCCGAGGGAATTATTTGTCACCGACCATTGTGAAGAAGTACCTTTAGGAAGTATAGTACGACATGCTCACGTAAGCTTTATTAAACTGAAGCTCTAAGCGCTATATTTCTATTTAATTACATATTTTAAAATTCAACTCATATTGAAGGTGGAACACATTAAGAAAGACCCCAATTGGGCACTGAAAGGTGGCATGGAGGATTTACCCAGACTATTAGAATATGACTTTTTTTTCACTTCAAGATTCGAACAAGAGGAAAGTCgttttgtagatttttctgacgaatttcaagacaaaagcAGTTTTAATGATTGCAATTCTTGTAGGTAAGGGTTAATTGTCGAAAAAAAGGAAAGCATTATttaatacaaaaattttttacAGGCGCAGACTTGCAAGAAAAACAAGTGCATTGGTCCAGTATGATGGGAAAGAAATTAAATGGATGAATGAAACTTTTACTATTGGTACTTGCGTCTTCCTAAAACCAGAGACGTACAAATTCAAAGTGGAAAGCAACAAGGAAAAGGTAACATATTTATCACTTCTTTTTTCTCTGTTTTGTTTCATATTGAGAATTTTCTTATtggtttttttaaattcatacaGGAGAGAATCGAGGTGGATACTGATCTATATCCAGAATATTATAGAAAAGTAGCAGAGAATAAGAAAGGTTCTAACTTGGACACACCAGAAACTTTTATTGTTGCTCGAATCGAAGGAATAAGACATACAGAAAACGAAGATACAAAACTTGAAGTTAGGATATTCTATAGGCCCCAACATGTCGAGTGTTCCATTAACTTGATGTATGACAAAGACTTAAATTATGTATATTGGACAGAAAAAAGTAAGTTCTCATAATGAATGTGAAGAACATTTAATTCAATCATTCCATTACCTGCAGTAATTGTGACATCGTTTGATAATGTTATGGGTAAATGTTATATCTTTTATGGGGATAATTTATCAGACAGAAGACAATGGATTGCCAAGGGCCCATATCGGTtttattttgaggaatcctaTGATCCTGACACTCAGAAAATTGATGATGTACCAAGTTTAGCCACTAAGCTAGGCTTACAAGGAAAAGGGAAaggaaaaagtgagtttcaacACCTTTAACATGATTTCAATTTATTCACCAACTAAAAATTCATAGCAGGGAAAGGCAAGTCGAACAGATCAGAGGTGGAGCCTCTTGTATCACCACCGGAATGGCCAAAAGTTACAACTCCCTTGAGAGCTATGAACATCTTTGCAGGGTGTGGGGGTCTGTCTGAGGGCCTTCATCAATCTGGAATTTGTGAAACAAAGTGGGCTGTAAGTATTTATTTTCACTTTGAGTATTTTGTAGGTTTTGAGTGCTGTATTGTGTTTAATGTTTTCATGCATTTCTCCCAGTAGATGCCTTTTTTTGGTGAAAGGAATAACATAAATCTTCCTAATCTAACATATGACTGGTTTCTCAAACTTGCGAACTCAGCATCCTCAAACTGCGTTAGAACTGCATAATCCTGCCGAAAATCAGCTTGATAGCTTCAGAATTGCAACTTGAACTTATGGATTGCGCACACAACACGCACATATACACACAAACTCACACTCTCACACTCACACACTCACACTCTCACACTCACACAGTCACACACACACTCACACTCACACACTCACACCTATTACAcagaattatttttcgaaatttcagagGGGCGCATAACAAGGGTCTACACTACAAGTTCCACAGGAGCTGGCTGAGATTACGGAGTTTCTAACTTTGCGAAACCGGTCACGTGGCCCATAAAACTATgatttgtgttttttctttttacctGTATAAAATCTACACCCGATTATGGTTTTTCTCATCAATTTCGATGATACCCCAATGCAGGTGGAAAAAGAAGTGGCAGCGGCTGAAGCTTTTAGACTGAATAACCCGAAATGTAAAGTTTTTACTGAAGATTGCAACGCTCTGCTTCGAATGGTTATGAATGACAAGGAGGCAGCTAAAAAAATTGGCCTTCCTCAAAAGGGTGAGGTGGAGATGCTAGTTGGAGGACCTCCATGTCAAAGTTTCTCCGGCACGAATAGATTTACTGCTGGACAATAttctatattcaaaaattcCCTCATCGTTTCTTATCTCAGTTTTTGCGATTATTACAGGTGAGGAATCTCGTGGGACGAATGAAATTTGGACAAATTATCGATTCAATTTTTCAGGCCGAAATATTTCGTTTTGGAAAGTGTCCGAAATTTTGTCTTTTTCAAAAAGAGTGCGATCTTAAAATTGACGCTAAGGTGCTTGCTAGCCATGGGTTATCAAGTTTCGTTTGGGATTCTTCAAGCAGGACATTACGGGGTACCCCTAAACAGGAGGAGACTTGTAATAATGGCGGCAGCACCTGGATACGTTCTTCCCAAGTATCCAGAAGCATCCCATGTTTTCAATAAGAGAGGGTGCAATTTATCTATTGTTGTTGACGGTCGTAAATTCGATAATGGTAAGAATTTCATCTTCTTTCAAGAGAATtaacactttttttttcgaagatggctgatttttcacattttctaaTCAAAGTCCACCAGAAAAAGTCAGTTAGATCTGTAGGACTCTTGAACGCTCttatatagggtgatttatgtGATtaaccttcaaaaattgttccaGTAGTTATTTAGCCATGTTTTTTGCCTAAGTTAGAAGATAAAGCAAAGGATTCTCCTTTCAATTCAAAGAGAATTGTTTTTTAAGGGGTTAAATGGATTGAATCGGCACCTTATCGCACCATAACTGTCCGTGACTGCATCTCTGATCTACCGGAAATCAAGAACGGTTTCAGTCAGCCGGAAATCCAGTACGATTCAGAACCCCTTTCGCATTTCCAAAGGCTGATGCGTGGTACTGACACTACTCGAGTAGTTCGTGATCACATCTGCAAAGAAATGGCACCCTTGGTGGAGGCACGTATCGCACAGATCCCAACTTATCCCGGAGCTGATTGGAGGGATCTCCCCAATATGGTTGTAAGGTTAAACAATGGCACATTCACACAACTATTGAAATATACGTACAGGTAAGGCTTGTCAACTCTCATATTATTATTCAAGAGCTTAAGCCTAAGGTCCACTACTTGTATGGAATGTGAGCATTATCTTAAACAATTTTCTTGCTAACAAGCGCCAGTTCCTGCGGAGCTTAAAGGCGGTTGTTATACACCCCGCATTGTCCGAATCCGTAAGAAATTTATGTCTGTGTGAGTAACGCTTTGTTGTAGGCACAAGTTACACGCTACAAGTTTTCTACCTCAATAATTCCGGCAGAATTACTCGTATTCACGGCCTTAAGGTGCCTGTTGATTTGGTCGAAATCGTTTAGacagtttttgagttattctaattgaaaaaaatcgttttggCGCGCTACAGTTcgcaattttttgttttttgaatggATCTATGTAAAACTTCGCATGATTGTGCTCTTTCTGAGCGGGATGTAGCCTACTGAGTTTGGTCAGAATCGATCCAGCAGTTTTCGATTTTTTGCGAAATTCACCGGGTTTTAGAAGAGGAAATGTtcttttagcgaaaaaatcggATTTGGCAACTTGGGAATTTATACTTGACAAAAACTTTTGTAGATTAGAAGATGGTTTTTAGTATATTAGGCAAGTTTCTATTTAAtcatgatttttttctgaattttgtcTTTGTATTTACGACAGATCTAAAAAACAGAGTGCTAAGGATCCCCCTCGTGGCGTTTGTCAATGTGCTGAAGGAAAATCATGTGATCCGTCTGATATTCAAATTAATACTCTCATTCCTTGGTGCTTACCGCATACAGCCGATAAACATAACCATTGGAGTGGTCTGTATGGGAGGCTTGAATGGGAAGGATTTTTCAGTACCACCATAACCAATCCGGAGCCAATGGGAAAACAAGGAAGAGGTGAGTGAAAGATCTAATTTTCAACCAAAAAAGGGACGGGAATGTTGCAAACTCTCAAATCtaatgattttatttcataaattgtTGCTGAGGCTTCAAGTTTCTACCTCAAATTCGAGATATTAAAATGGAGAACAGAAAAGATTGAAAAGCAAATCCATTTTCGGTTTTTCAGTTTTGCATCCTTCACAAAACAGAGTAGTGAGTGTCAGAGAGTGCGCCAGGTCACAGGGCTTTCCAGATAAGTTCAAATTTTATGGCAATATTCTGgataaatatcaacaaataGGCAATGCTGTGCCCCCACCTATGGCTATGGCTATTGGGCGGGAAATAGTGAAAGCATTAGTATTGAGTGAAAAAACGCAAGAGCCAATAGAATTTGAGACAAATGGCATCACTAAAAGTGAAATAAAAGATGTGATAGGTGGAGAGAATGCAACAATGAACTGCCGTAAAAGTGAATAACTAATTTTATTcacatttctttttatttttttcgttcATTTTGTTCATCAGAATATAAAATTTGTTATTATGTTTTAAAGTGACATATATATTTATAGTCGACTTTATTTTACGTTTCTTCAtgtatgttttttatttttttatgaattttctaaTTAAATCAGAACTGATGCATACCCTTGATTCAGAAATaaagtttcattattttttttatgaaatgcttggccaaattttaagaaataCTTTagtcactttttttatttttttgttgtttttttattcGTTTGTGCAATATGCAACAATGAACTGTGGTGAAGTGAATAACTGATTTTATTcactttttgttttgttttgtctTGTTTATCAGAATATATGATTATTTGTTTAAATTGTTAGCCTATAGTTGAgtttatattatgttttttatgtatattttttcatccctcATGGACTGTTTTCATATTCATAAATTCTATGACTTTTACATAATAAATTTTCTAATTAAATCAGAACTGATATTTTTCATACCCTTGAATAAGAAAACAGGattcatatttttttaatgaaattcttGGGGAACTTTCGACAAATAAGAACTGTCTTCCTCTAAATATTCCAGCAAAGCTTTTTGGTTTGAAAGGTATTAGGGTTGTGTATGGAGTATATACCCTCCATAGGGTTGCCACTGCTGGCAACAAGCTCTCGGTGAACTATTAGCTCACTGGATCAAGATATAATCTTTATGCTGGATACCCTAAatagcaaagagtaacaactctttgtAAATTATCTGACATCTGACTTTGTAAATGATCTGACTGACATTTTATTGGTGTTCTGTGCTGACATCCTTGGATTCTGTCTATGGAGCTCTACCCTCCTGTCCTAACCTAACTCCTTTTGACTTTGGTAGCTGTCAAGTCTGTTTATTATTTTGGATCCATAATCCATATTCAGTTTTTGGACCTGCTTGGAGAAATTTGATAAGGTTATGTTTACTGTGGATAGATGGGAAGCAATAGGATATGTTCTTTCAGAGGTTGCAATAATAGTAGTCGAAACAAGAATTGCTGCTTCTTTGAGTTTCCCCAAGATTTCAATTTGTGAGTAAACCGAAGAGATTGAATGAAACTCCATTGAAATATGATTCATTCAAGGTGCATTCAATGGGTAGAAATAATAGGTTGTAAGGAGCTTCTCGAGGATTTTGCATTTCAAGGACCTGAGCCTTTTCGAGGAAGATTTATATGTTCGGATCATTTCACAGAAGAAgattttgttgataattgtaaTACAACCTCAGGGTAGGCTTTTGATTGTATTGATTATTTATTATCATAATATATTTAATCATTCCAGCTTGAAGAAAGATGCCGTCCCTTTTTATTTCATATCCAacagaaaatctgaagattCAATGACTAAAATTTCTGTCAAATCTGAACAGTCAGATGGTGATTTCTGGGATGAACATGGCATAACCAATTCTTCTGTATTTCCAGATGATATTTTGAGTAGTGTTAAAGTTGAAGATGAATCTAGTCATTTCTCGCCATCAGGTATTTTTTCACTTGACATTGATTATCTGATCAACCTAATCGGTAAAGATTCTTCAATCAAATGCTTGATTCTCTGATCATGTTCCAGTCAAACCAGGCATTGGCCTGTTTTCATTAATAAATTATGCTCATGATTGGACTACAAATTGATATATTTTCAGGTGATTCTTTTCAATCGGcatatttcaatttgaaaagaaAGTAAGTATTGTCTCAATATTCATTTGATTTTATCTGAAACTTGCCATCAATTTCAGAAGTAAGGAAAGAGTAAGAAGGCGTGCCAATGAAACCCCTGAACAGCTTGCTGAAAGGTATGACCATATGACTAATCAAAAGGTACATAAAGTATGGAAGGGAGGTAgcctttcattattttcatcaatTGGATGTATTTACCCTTTTTTGTTTACTTTGTATACAAAGTATACAAAGCCTTTCATTATTTTCGTTgagaatttcaaagaaatatgGCTCTAGGTTCAGTAATCAATTATCCTTTCTTAGGTCTTACAATAAACCCAATTACAGGTTGTGCCAGTGGTGATATCAAAAACTGGCAAATACTATTGATTACTATTTGATAGAAGACAGAAATAAACAATAGTCATCTCGGCCAACTCAAAAGCAtacattcaaattcaaataaatgcaataa includes the following:
- the LOC123315022 gene encoding ubiquitin carboxyl-terminal hydrolase 1 produces the protein MTVLEDEVMPVRVLSKDKYSKNLLKRKNSANKDLPAKRKYIDLKDNMLNGFRSDQRNSGDNIQEAPVASLSNMGNTCYLNSVLYTLRFAPTFLHNLHHLIGDLNMVQNRLSQNRAKTSSLGRNIGAISGPNPRSASSSTSSKDFFTISSDIPKSKVQMVTERLHELFITMHNLELKESSDPYQPVALLQAVREANVIFEGNHQQDAHELLLYLLDNIRETCDFLSVQLQHNPDLLSEPETASSSNSGKIWGVRRSWKKGQSKKDKSVKGSINEDVINESVATDDDVDAGVSNDVQQKKIGFNFLTEDFEGITLVRTKCLECESVTERKEPFYDIPVPIISEGDFDITKIEGVSPSEIYRKACVTSEKLCDSNKYLCDKCKRYNEASRDVLFERLPNMMILQLKRFNTSTSGVHKVNTYLPTPLELDCFCESCCKLDEEELPPHYYKLSCIIMHLGGTMASGHYIAYVKASNYYNSYHECSRDMPKTGLSASCSEKSLNILKFLKPRAVANSLMEAKNGISSKSILNGLKICKSIDCCSVKLNKNVLENALNSQFKRNDHEEDMWLECDDESIRFLKSEELTQVLSYKPNSTATPYLLFYTKMKRNSATD
- the LOC123316009 gene encoding DNA (cytosine-5)-methyltransferase PliMCI-like; this translates as MVDCEENIAKKAKPSKNEIVIEKPSKVALPPKVKPERCSICRQFSDDITLYNGHPNNSVEEYIALTNDKLSLFTGEESHEQDCRPTHKVTHFNIYCKNGHLCPFYSGLIETDVLLYFSGHIKPVYDDNSNPDGGIPAFDMGPINEWWTTGFDGGEKALVGFSTDYAEYYLMEPSEEYRPFWEAINEKIHLSKKVIEYLLEKGLQNPAYEDLLRFIYSLGNYPQAEESLLRHAQFICDQVVGFDASAATDNMEKPLISLPCMRSLVKMAGVVFSGKKSMKKREDKTVEVKGTTWCRAATTSFIGEIFETSFKDLSNNNGKEAKGRRRRRCGLCEGCLSPECGECSHCRDMKKFHGPGRTKQACKRRVCPYMAIEEADNDSDIDEDKDEVANIRETENKACSTKILHNAVVFPNDPIFVDSEKKFFNCALVDELKVTVGDFVILNSEISKKLPQIGKVIFMYENIFTNGKMCHVQLYRRGCDTILGTIADPRELFVTDHCEEVPLGSIVRHAHVEHIKKDPNWALKGGMEDLPRLLEYDFFFTSRFEQEESRFVDFSDEFQDKSSFNDCNSCRRRLARKTSALVQYDGKEIKWMNETFTIGTCVFLKPETYKFKVESNKEKERIEVDTDLYPEYYRKVAENKKGSNLDTPETFIVARIEGIRHTENEDTKLEVRIFYRPQHVECSINLMYDKDLNYVYWTEKIIVTSFDNVMGKCYIFYGDNLSDRRQWIAKGPYRFYFEESYDPDTQKIDDVPSLATKLGLQGKGKGKTGKGKSNRSEVEPLVSPPEWPKVTTPLRAMNIFAGCGGLSEGLHQSGICETKWAVEKEVAAAEAFRLNNPKCKVFTEDCNALLRMVMNDKEAAKKIGLPQKGEVEMLVGGPPCQSFSGTNRFTAGQYSIFKNSLIVSYLSFCDYYRPKYFVLESVRNFVFFKKSAILKLTLRCLLAMGYQVSFGILQAGHYGVPLNRRRLVIMAAAPGYVLPKYPEASHVFNKRGCNLSIVVDGRKFDNGVKWIESAPYRTITVRDCISDLPEIKNGFSQPEIQYDSEPLSHFQRLMRGTDTTRVVRDHICKEMAPLVEARIAQIPTYPGADWRDLPNMVVRLNNGTFTQLLKYTYRSKKQSAKDPPRGVCQCAEGKSCDPSDIQINTLIPWCLPHTADKHNHWSGLYGRLEWEGFFSTTITNPEPMGKQGRVLHPSQNRVVSVRECARSQGFPDKFKFYGNILDKYQQIGNAVPPPMAMAIGREIVKALVLSEKTQEPIEFETNGITKSEIKDVIGGENATMNCRKSE